Proteins from one Belonocnema kinseyi isolate 2016_QV_RU_SX_M_011 chromosome 8, B_treatae_v1, whole genome shotgun sequence genomic window:
- the LOC117178706 gene encoding uncharacterized protein LOC117178706, with protein MPHRPSTNSNEIRILVRNQYQCLLPSKTSLYVHERIEKTDGAQVTNTSFVSNAICYLFEEAIYETNSIEIDRNENVGLTSLMNNYLSLKPGQSCYIQNIGWIDLNNNNQSLRNVTGYFDVAIPLSMIFGFAEDYHKIIFNTKNEHILTSSQSDANAILQTAFLDQYKIEINKIEWLLPNVRLSDSRKLQLQKYIEKDLPIPISF; from the coding sequence ATGCCTCATCGACCTTCAACAAACAGTAATGAAATTCGGATCCTCGTTCGAAATCAGTACCAGTGTCTCCTGCCAAGTAAAACTTCACTTTACGTACATGAAAGAATCGAAAAAACTGATGGAGCACAAGTGACAAACACATCGTTCGTTTCTAATGCCATCtgttatttgtttgaagaagcaatATATGAAACCAATtcaatagaaattgatagaaatgaAAATGTTGGTCTGACTAGTCTCATGAATAATTACCTATCTCTAAAGCCAGGGCAATCATGTTACATACAGAATATTGGTTGGATTGATCTAAATAATAACAATCAATCACTAAGAAACGTCACTGGCTACTTTGATGTTGCCATACCTCTTAGtatgatatttggttttgctgaagattatcacaaaatcattttcaatactaAAAATGAACACATTTTGACAAGTTCACAAAGTGATGCAAATGCTATCTTGCAAACAGCCTTTCTTGATCAGTATAAAATTGAGATCAATAAAATAGAGTGGCTATTGCCTAACGTTAGACTGTCTGATTCACGAAAACTTCAGttgcaaaaatatattgaaaaagatctacctattccaataagtttttgA